The proteins below come from a single Gossypium raimondii isolate GPD5lz chromosome 2, ASM2569854v1, whole genome shotgun sequence genomic window:
- the LOC105789096 gene encoding mitogen-activated protein kinase 4, with product MASTKESSSEGSNIKGVHTHGGQYVQYNVYGNLFEVSSKYVPPLRPIGRGAYGIVCAAVNSQTREEVAIKKIGNAFDNRIDAKRTLREIKLLCHMDHENVIAIKDIIRPPKKDAFNDVYIVYELMDTDLHQIIRSDQPLTDDHCQYFLYQLLRGLKYVHSANVLHRDLKPSNLLLNANCDLKIGDFGLARTTSETDFMTEYVVTRWYRAPELLLSCSEYTAAIDIWSVGCILGEIMTREPLFPGKDYVHQLRLITELIGSPDDASLGFLRSDNARRYVRQLPQCRKQQFSARFPNMSAGAVDLLEKMLVFDPDRRITVDEALSHPYLASLHDINDEPVCARPFIFDFEQLSCSEDHIKELIWRESVKFNPDPIH from the exons ATGGCAAGTACAAAAGAGTCAAGTTCAGAGGGAAGTAACATCAAGGGCGTGCACACTCATGGAGGTCAATATGTTCAGTACAATGTATACGGTAACTTATTTGAGGTTTCCAGTAAGTACGTTCCTCCTCTTCGTCCAATCGGTAGAGGTGCTTATGGCATTGTTTG TGCTGCTGTTAATTCACAGACCCGCGAGGAGGTTGCTATTAAGAAGATTGGCAATGCATTCGATAATAGGATAGATGCCAAAAGGACGTTGAGAGAAATTAAGCTTCTTTGTCACATGGACCACGAAAAT GTTATTGCCATCAAGGACATCATTCGACCACCAAAAAAGGATGCCTTCAATGATGTTTACATTGTTTATGAATTGATGGACACTGATCTTCACCAGATAATTCGCTCTGATCAACCATTGACAGACGATCATTGTCAG TACTTTTTATATCAGTTGTTACGGGGGCTGAAGTATGTGCACTCTGCCAATGTTTTGCATCGTGACCTTAAGCCAAGCAATCTGCTGTTGAATGCAAATTGTGACCTTAAAATTGGAGACTTCGGATTGGCAAGAACAACATCTGAAACAGATTTCATGACAGAATATGTTGTCACTCGATGGTACCGAGCACCAGAGTTGCTTCTTAGTTGTTCAGAATACACTGCTGCCATTGATATTTGGTCTGTTGGTTGCATACTTGGTGAAATCATGACGAGAGAACCTCTATTTCCAGGCAAAGATTATGTTCATCAACTGAGACTCATCACAGAG ttgatagGTTCACCCGATGACGCTAGTCTTGGATTTCTCCGAAGTGATAATGCCCGTAGGTACGTCAGACAACTTCCACAGTGTAGGAAACAACAGTTTTCAGCTAGGTTCCCAAATATGTCAGCTGGTGCTGTTGATTTGCTAGAAAAAATGCTTGTATTTGACCCTGACCGACGAATTACAG TTGATGAGGCACTTAGCCACCCATACTTGGCATCTCTTCATGATATCAACGACGAACCTGTTTGTGCCAGGCCTTTTATTTTCGATTTTGAGCAATTATCATGCAGTGAAGATCACATCAAAGAGCTTATTTGGAGGGAATCTGTAAAATTCAATCCAGATCCAATCCATTAA
- the LOC105789095 gene encoding probable polygalacturonase, translated as MEMWTIQRRNQVLDTILLLGIVLVLININGVESRKYSASLTDFGGVGDGVTSNTKAFQAAIFNLSQYASDGGSLLFVPPGKWLTGSFSLTSHFTLHIHKDATLLASQDESEWAVIDPLPSYGRGRDADGGRYISLIFGTNLTDVVITGDNGTIDGQGVTWWNKFHKGELKYTRPYLIEIMYSNEVQISNLTLMNSPSWNVHPVYSSNVVVQGLTILAPVTSPNTDGINPDSCTNTRIEDCYIVSGDDCVAVKSGWDEYGIKFGMPTKQLVIRRLTCISPFSAVIALGSEMSGGIEDVRAEDITGINSESAVRIKTAVGRGNYVKDIYVRRMTMKTMKMVFWMAGNYGSHPDNDYDPNAIPVIQNINFRDVVAENVTMAARLEGIPGHPFSGICISNTTIGLTQKPKKIQWNCTEIAGVSSNVTPQPCNLLTDQGPDNACNFPEDSFTSAIV; from the exons atgGAGATGTGGACAATCCAAAGAAGAAACCAg GTTCTTGATACCATACTTTTGCTTGGAATAGTTCTGGTTTTGATCAACATAAATGGTGTTGAAAGCAGAAAGTACAGTGCTTCATTGACAGACTTTGGAGGGGTTGGTGATGGAGTAACATCAAATACGAAGGCTTTTCAAGCTGCCATTTTTAACCTCAGCCAATATGCATCAGATGGTGGGTCTTTACTCTTTGTTCCACCAGGAAAATGGCTAACTGGTAGTTTTAGCCTTACCAGCCATTTCACTTTGCATATCCACAAGGATGCTACTCTTCTTGCTTCGCAG GATGAGAGTGAATGGGCTGTCATTGATCCTTTACCATCCTATGGTCGAGGAAGGGATGCCGATGGTGGAAGATATATCAGTCTTATTTTCGGAACCAACCTCACTGATGTCGTGATAACAG GTGATAATGGCACTATTGATGGTCAGGGTGTTACCTGGTGGAACAAATTCCATAAGGGAGAGTTGAAATACACCAGGCCTTACCTTATTGAGATCATGTATTCAAATGAAGTCCAAATCTCTAATCTCACATTGATGAATTCTCCTTCCTGGAATGTTCATCCTGTTTATAGCAG CAATGTTGTCGTTCAAGGATTAACGATCCTCGCACCAGTAACTTCTCCGAACACCGATGGGATCAACCCAG ATTCTTGCACGAATACCCGGATCGAGGACTGCTACATTGTTTCTGGAGACGATTGTGTAGCTGTTAAGAGTGGCTGGGATGAGTACGGTATCAAGTTTGGTATGCCAACGAAGCAGCTAGTGATCAGACGGCTCACATGCATTTCTCCATTCAGTGCAGTGATTGCACTAGGCAGTGAGATGTCTGGCGGAATTGAGGATGTTAGGGCCGAAGACATAACAGGCATTAATTCCGAGTCGGCTGTTAGGATCAAAACCGCTGTAGGAAGAGGAAACTATGTCAAGGACATATATGTAAGAAGGATGACTATGAAAACCATGAAAATGGTGTTTTGGATGGCAGGGAACTACGGTTCTCACCCCGACAACGATTATGATCCTAATGCAATCCCTGTTatacaaaatatcaatttcCGTGACGTCGTTGCCGAGAATGTAACCATGGCAGCTAGGTTGGAGGGAATTCCAGGCCATCCATTTTCTGGGATTTGTATATCCAATACAACCATCGGATTAACACAAAAGCCAAAGAAGATTCAATGGAATTGCACTGAGATTGCTGGGGTATCAAGTAATGTTACACCTCAGCCTTGCAATCTGCTGACCGATCAAGGGCCAGATAATGCCTGCAATTTCCCAGAGGACAGCTTCACAAGTGCCATAGTGTAA